A window from Citrus sinensis cultivar Valencia sweet orange chromosome 3, DVS_A1.0, whole genome shotgun sequence encodes these proteins:
- the LOC102610896 gene encoding cytochrome P450 93B2-like — MTLQPLIFYASLFILSALVLKAIKHSRRLPPSPWALPIVGHLHLLGPSLHHSFHKLSTRYGPLMSIRIGSVLGVVTSSPDVTKELLKTNDVTFAARNSSAAIECLTYNSSFAFAPNGPYWQFMKKLTTVELLGSRTLLQFLPIRTNELHELIRFLFEKSKSGGSVNITDELLKFTNNIISQMMLSIRCSGKGGQAEECRTLAREVTEIFGEFNSSDIIWIFKSFDIQGFRRRFKDIHRRFDSLLENIITNREKLRKEKKESEEKVKDLLDILLDVLENQNSEIKLTRDHIKALFLDFLTAGTDTSSMTVEWALAELINHPMVLQKAQQEIDQVFGRNRLVQESDVPHLPYIQAIIKESFRLHPPIPLLNRRALEDCKIGNYIIPKGTLLFVNLWSMGRDPKIWKNPLEFQPERFLSQ, encoded by the exons ATGACACTTCAACCACTGATTTTTTATGCTTCCCTCTTCATCTTGTCCGCCCTCGTGCTGAAAGCCATCAAACACTCACGGCGACTGCCACCGAGCCCGTGGGCCTTGCCGATCGTCGGGCACCTCCATCTCCTCGGCCCTTCCCTTCACCATTCTTTTCACAAGCTTTCAACTCGCTATGGCCCCTTGATGTCCATACGCATAGGCTCTGTCCTAGGTGTTGTAACTTCTTCTCCTGATGTAACCAAAGAGCTTCTCAAAACAAATGATGTTACTTTTGCCGCCCGGAACAGCTCTGCCGCCATTGAATGCCTTACATATAActcttcttttgcttttgctccCAACGGCCCATATTGGCAATTCATGAAAAAGCTGACCACAGTTGAGCTCTTGGGCAGCAGAACCCTTCTCCAGTTTCTTCCTATTCGAACAAATGAGTTGCACGAGCTTATTCGGTTTCTATTTGAGAAGTCTAAATCTGGCGGAAGTGTTAATATTACAGATGAATTGttgaaatttacaaacaatataatatcTCAAATGATGTTGAGCATTAGATGTTCAGGAAAGGGGGGCCAGGCTGAAGAGTGTAGAACCCTGGCTCGTGAAGTGACTGAAATTTTTGGCGAGTTTAATAGCTCTGACATTATTTGGATTTTCAAAAGCTTTGATATTCAGGGTTTTCGCAGGAGATTCAAGGATATTCATCGACGGTTCGATTCGTTGCTGGAGAATATCATAACAAATCGTGAAAAATTAaggaaggagaagaaggaaaGTGAAGAGAAAGTGAAGGATTTGCTTGATATTTTGCTCGATGTTCTGGAGAATCAGAATTCGGAGATCAAGTTAACTAGAGATCACATCAAAGCCCTATTTTTG GATTTCCTCACAGCTGGCACAGACACTTCATCCATGACAGTGGAATGGGCATTAGCAGAGCTCATAAACCATCCAATGGTGCTTCAGAAAGCACAGCAAGAGATTGATCAAGTTTTTGGAAGAAACAGGCTTGTTCAAGAATCTGACGTTCCTCATCTCCCCTATATTCAGGCCATCATTAAAGAATCATTTCGGCTTCATCCTCCAATTCCATTGCTTAACAGGAGGGCACTAGAAGACTGTAAAATTGGCAACTACATAATTCCTAAAGGCACTCTGTTGTTTGTGAACCTTTGGTCCATGGGTAGGGACCCCAAAATTTGGAAGAACCCATTGGAATTTCAGCCAGAACGATTCTTATCACAGTAA